A single region of the Methanobrevibacter ruminantium genome encodes:
- the porD gene encoding pyruvate synthase subunit PorD: MVSIGCAISEPGSTRKNKTGSWRTFKPILDKEACVDCDNCIMFCPEGCVNKDHDIDYDYCKGCGICKVECPVQAIKMEIE, from the coding sequence ATGGTTTCTATTGGATGTGCAATTAGTGAACCTGGAAGTACACGTAAAAACAAAACAGGGAGTTGGAGAACTTTTAAACCAATCCTTGATAAAGAAGCTTGTGTAGATTGTGATAACTGTATCATGTTCTGTCCAGAAGGATGTGTAAACAAAGACCATGATATAGATTATGATTATTGTAAAGGTTGCGGTATTTGTAAAGTAGAATGCCCAGTTCAAGCTATTAAGATGGAAATAGAATAG
- the porC gene encoding pyruvate synthase subunit PorC codes for MIEIRFHGRGGQGAVTAAEILAKAAFKDGKYSQAFPFFGVERRGAPVMAFTRIDSEPINLRYQVYNPDHVIVLDDGLLSVVDVYSGLKEDGEVIINTHEKVESENYKVFDVDATGIALEILGVNIVNTIILGYFAKKTGEVSIESLIEVIKETFPGPIGEKNAVAAQKAYDMA; via the coding sequence ATGATTGAAATTCGCTTCCACGGACGTGGAGGACAAGGTGCTGTAACTGCAGCAGAAATTTTAGCTAAAGCAGCATTTAAAGATGGTAAATACTCTCAAGCGTTCCCATTCTTCGGTGTAGAAAGAAGAGGGGCTCCGGTTATGGCATTTACCAGAATCGATAGCGAACCTATCAATTTAAGATATCAGGTTTACAACCCTGATCATGTGATAGTTCTTGACGATGGTCTTTTAAGTGTTGTTGATGTTTATTCTGGACTGAAAGAAGATGGTGAAGTTATTATAAATACTCATGAAAAGGTCGAATCTGAAAACTACAAAGTATTTGATGTGGATGCAACAGGCATTGCACTTGAAATTTTAGGTGTAAACATTGTAAACACCATTATTTTAGGATACTTTGCTAAAAAGACCGGTGAAGTAAGTATTGAATCACTTATTGAAGTAATTAAGGAAACTTTCCCAGGTCCAATTGGAGAGAAAAACGCAGTAGCAGCTCAAAAAGCTTACGATATGGCTTAG
- a CDS encoding transcription factor S, which produces MRFCPDCGKILIPKNNKLECDCGYVEEISDEDIKEEYQFEGERKKEVGVIVTDNNNVALPTKEITCYKCGGTKGYWWTVQTRSADEAPTYFIRCAKCGNTWRRSN; this is translated from the coding sequence ATGAGATTCTGTCCGGATTGCGGTAAGATACTGATACCAAAAAACAATAAGCTGGAATGTGATTGCGGATATGTTGAAGAGATATCCGATGAAGACATCAAGGAAGAGTATCAGTTCGAAGGAGAGCGAAAGAAAGAGGTTGGAGTCATTGTAACTGACAATAACAATGTAGCTCTTCCTACAAAAGAGATTACCTGCTATAAATGCGGAGGAACAAAGGGATACTGGTGGACAGTCCAAACAAGATCTGCTGATGAGGCTCCAACATATTTCATCAGATGTGCAAAATGCGGTAACACCTGGAGAAGGTCCAATTAA